A part of Homoserinibacter sp. YIM 151385 genomic DNA contains:
- a CDS encoding APC family permease, which yields MSDASAGKGLATGQLGLLGSTIMGLASTAPVYSLVATLGFTITAVGAQSPIAFVLAFIPMFFIAFAYRELNRAIPDCGTTFTWATKAFGPWAGWMGGWGVAVAGIIVLANLAQIAGIYLWILLAPLIGADLSGELWVTTATGVGFIAAMVAVSYRGVEIGERLQNVLLGIQYLALALFVVLALSSALGAEPPADSLPPQLSWFDPFAFESFDGFTEAVLLALFIYWGWDTCLALNEETKDPKTIPGRAALLSTLILMVTYVLVTVAAISYAGLAALDGQDDVFLVVKDALFGPWAWLLVLAVLISAVSSTQTTILPTARGTLSMAVYGALPRRFGQVHPRFRTPGFSTLTMGLVAILFYVGMTFVSENFLADSIYSLGLAIAFYYGITGYACVWYFRRELFASASNVIFKLVFPLLGALLLTAAFVKSAIDMLNPDYGATVLFGVGGVFVIGIGSLLVGVVLMVAWSLVAASRPFFRGESLNRETPVLVPDEEVAYGRSVDGGRV from the coding sequence ATGTCGGACGCATCCGCAGGCAAGGGCCTCGCCACCGGCCAGCTCGGCCTCCTCGGCTCCACCATCATGGGCCTCGCCTCCACGGCCCCCGTCTACTCCCTGGTGGCGACCCTCGGCTTCACGATCACGGCGGTCGGCGCGCAGTCCCCGATCGCGTTCGTCCTGGCGTTCATCCCGATGTTCTTCATCGCGTTCGCCTACCGGGAGCTGAACCGCGCGATCCCGGACTGCGGGACGACGTTCACCTGGGCGACGAAGGCCTTCGGGCCGTGGGCGGGCTGGATGGGCGGCTGGGGCGTCGCGGTGGCGGGCATCATCGTGCTCGCGAATCTGGCGCAGATCGCGGGGATCTACCTCTGGATCCTGCTGGCGCCGCTGATCGGCGCGGATCTCTCGGGCGAGCTGTGGGTGACGACGGCGACGGGCGTGGGCTTCATCGCGGCGATGGTGGCGGTCAGCTACCGGGGCGTGGAGATCGGCGAGCGCCTGCAGAACGTGCTGCTCGGCATCCAGTATCTGGCGCTGGCGCTGTTCGTGGTGCTCGCCCTGTCGAGCGCACTGGGCGCCGAGCCGCCGGCGGACAGCCTGCCGCCGCAGCTGAGCTGGTTCGATCCCTTCGCCTTCGAGAGCTTCGACGGCTTCACGGAGGCGGTGCTGCTGGCGCTCTTCATCTACTGGGGCTGGGACACCTGTCTGGCGCTCAACGAGGAGACGAAGGACCCGAAGACGATCCCGGGGCGCGCGGCGCTGCTGTCGACGCTGATCCTCATGGTCACCTACGTGCTCGTGACGGTCGCCGCCATCAGCTATGCGGGGCTCGCGGCGCTCGACGGGCAGGACGACGTGTTCCTGGTGGTGAAGGATGCGCTGTTCGGGCCGTGGGCGTGGCTGCTGGTGCTCGCGGTGCTGATCTCGGCGGTCTCGTCGACGCAGACGACGATCCTCCCGACGGCGCGCGGCACGCTCTCGATGGCGGTGTACGGGGCGCTGCCTCGGCGCTTCGGCCAGGTGCATCCGCGGTTCCGCACGCCCGGCTTCTCGACGCTGACGATGGGCCTGGTGGCGATCCTGTTCTACGTGGGGATGACCTTCGTGAGCGAGAACTTCCTGGCGGACTCGATCTACTCGCTGGGGCTGGCGATCGCGTTCTACTACGGGATCACGGGCTACGCCTGCGTGTGGTACTTCCGCCGGGAGCTCTTCGCCTCGGCCTCGAACGTGATCTTCAAGCTGGTGTTCCCGCTGCTGGGGGCGCTGCTGCTCACGGCGGCCTTCGTGAAGTCGGCGATCGACATGCTGAATCCGGACTACGGCGCCACGGTCCTGTTCGGGGTGGGCGGCGTCTTCGTGATCGGGATCGGCTCGCTGCTGGTGGGCGTGGTCCTCATGGTCGCCTGGTCGCTCGTCGCGGCATCCCGGCCCTTCTTCCGCGGCGAGTCGCTGAACCGGGAGACGCCGGTGCTCG